The following proteins are encoded in a genomic region of Reichenbachiella sp.:
- a CDS encoding polysaccharide pyruvyl transferase family protein: MIATINLMDTSVTTDNIGDKIICNSIVNELNHILNKVYVTNTSTHDDIGATGRKSINKADISVLLGTNALSSYFKVGRPDIWKINFKDLVSLSNKVLLCGAGWRNYQGETSILQKLTYQRILTKQWIHSVRDSHTKNMLAKCGISNVVNTSCPTLWSLDQEFCKTIPTQKSGRVVFTLTRHKPDPNDLVMIMVLIENYDRVLFWPQQIEDYDYLSGLVTKELFNEIELVPPSLSAYDCLLDEKDIDFVGTRLHGGIRAIQKGNRALVVSIDNRATEISRDTKLPTIKRSVIPDQLETMIRGSFETNIVLPHDEINRWKDQFLKIIPKKLYDHK, from the coding sequence ATGATTGCAACGATTAATTTAATGGACACCTCCGTTACAACGGATAATATAGGCGATAAAATTATCTGTAATTCTATAGTAAATGAATTGAACCATATTTTGAATAAGGTATATGTAACCAACACTTCAACACATGATGATATTGGAGCAACTGGTAGGAAAAGCATTAATAAAGCAGATATCTCTGTTCTTCTAGGCACAAACGCCTTGTCGAGTTACTTTAAAGTAGGAAGACCCGACATATGGAAGATTAATTTTAAAGACTTGGTTTCACTAAGCAATAAAGTTCTCTTATGTGGAGCAGGTTGGAGAAATTATCAGGGTGAAACATCTATTTTGCAGAAATTGACATATCAGAGAATATTAACAAAGCAATGGATACATTCTGTTAGAGATAGCCATACAAAAAACATGCTAGCCAAATGTGGAATATCAAATGTAGTCAATACATCTTGCCCAACATTATGGAGCTTAGATCAAGAGTTTTGTAAAACTATTCCGACACAAAAATCAGGTAGAGTCGTGTTCACATTAACTAGGCACAAGCCTGATCCAAATGATTTGGTGATGATAATGGTATTAATTGAAAATTACGATCGGGTTCTTTTTTGGCCACAACAAATTGAAGATTATGATTATCTATCTGGTCTAGTAACTAAAGAGTTATTTAATGAAATTGAATTAGTTCCTCCCTCACTATCGGCATACGATTGTTTATTGGATGAAAAAGATATTGATTTTGTTGGGACAAGACTTCATGGCGGTATTCGCGCCATACAAAAAGGAAATCGAGCTTTAGTTGTCTCAATAGACAATCGTGCTACTGAAATAAGTAGAGACACTAAGTTGCCAACGATCAAGCGTAGTGTAATACCAGATCAATTAGAGACAATGATTCGAGGTTCGTTTGAAACGAATATTGTATTACCGCATGACGAAATTAATAGGTGGAAGGATCAGTTTTTAAAAATAATCCCAAAAAAATTATACGATCATAAATAA
- a CDS encoding glycosyltransferase, producing MRTNILVYPGLKYLPRSCTFIYRQLLGVSEQFIPHVIYSHEENMDIFPLKTVVKRKRPLIEKVKNRLFSESGWNISYLSCYEEKFIEDYIKKNNIKLIHAHFGHHGIKMLPIARKLNIPLIVTLHGMDITVYTKNKAYVKALGKLAEYALIICVSKNIQRRLSLLSIKPNKDILHYIGIPIEKFSYVKRTPLKIKMERGDKIVFCQVSRLEEKKGIKYSLLAFAEVLKFYPNSEYRIAGDGTLLSELRKFTKTLQISHKVKFLGSVTSDEVVELFAKSDVFLHHSITAKNGDQEGLPTVIGEAMSTGLIVLSTNHSGIPDLIRDGQDGFLVDEKDVDTYVERLKSALNLSDFSMNVVAKERVDDFFNLKKQNQLLSEIYLAEISEYRGMK from the coding sequence ATGAGGACAAATATATTAGTATATCCAGGGTTAAAATATTTACCTCGTTCATGCACCTTTATTTATAGGCAATTATTAGGTGTTTCAGAGCAGTTTATACCCCATGTTATTTATTCACATGAAGAAAATATGGATATATTTCCTCTGAAAACAGTTGTTAAAAGAAAAAGACCGCTTATTGAAAAGGTCAAGAATAGATTATTCTCCGAATCTGGGTGGAACATCAGCTATTTATCTTGCTACGAAGAAAAATTCATTGAAGATTATATAAAAAAAAATAACATTAAACTCATTCATGCCCATTTCGGGCATCACGGTATAAAAATGTTGCCTATCGCTAGAAAGCTAAATATACCTTTGATAGTTACACTTCATGGAATGGATATCACAGTATATACCAAGAACAAAGCTTATGTGAAGGCCCTAGGTAAATTGGCAGAATACGCACTTATTATATGTGTTTCAAAGAATATCCAACGAAGACTGTCATTGTTGAGTATAAAACCAAATAAGGATATCCTTCACTATATAGGGATACCTATTGAAAAATTTTCATATGTAAAACGAACTCCTTTAAAGATCAAAATGGAAAGAGGAGATAAAATTGTTTTTTGTCAAGTTTCCAGACTTGAAGAGAAAAAGGGTATAAAATATAGTTTATTGGCATTTGCGGAAGTATTAAAATTCTACCCGAATTCTGAATATCGAATTGCAGGAGATGGAACCCTATTAAGCGAATTAAGAAAGTTTACAAAAACACTCCAAATATCTCATAAAGTTAAGTTTCTCGGGAGCGTGACTTCTGATGAGGTTGTGGAACTATTCGCAAAATCAGATGTCTTTCTACATCATAGTATTACTGCGAAAAATGGTGATCAAGAGGGATTGCCAACTGTCATAGGAGAAGCAATGTCAACAGGTTTAATTGTTCTATCCACCAATCATTCAGGAATCCCTGATTTAATTAGAGATGGTCAAGATGGTTTTTTGGTGGACGAAAAAGATGTGGACACCTATGTCGAAAGGCTAAAAAGTGCATTGAATTTATCAGATTTTAGTATGAATGTTGTTGCCAAGGAACGTGTTGATGATTTTTTTAATTTAAAAAAACAAAATCAACTGTTATCGGAAATATATTTGGCGGAAATTTCAGAATATCGTGGCATGAAATAA
- a CDS encoding glycosyltransferase, with amino-acid sequence MGNQIVICLSNESYDAKIWTNKQHLMSRLSKHPNYDIMYIDQGMSSRYIRQAITEKNWKYFLRPLKKMGEGLTIFSPYFLPLIKGGRVKRWSWLLLFWFIKFYIKKIEYTKIIFWTYQPQAWYLIKHVKKVPGTTILYDCVDEFATQPFYKNNENRTKELLQIEALLTKKSDIVTTTSKALCHDKIEINPNTHYIHNVGDFNHFKQPNGELSSEEHLWLADDRVKVLYAGVIDDYKTDLDLIYSIAKELKDSHLFVFIGPIRISDEKIFKKIDGQNNTLFIGTKPYLEIPNFLHNADLLWLPYSISTHTNRVFPLKLFEYLSTGKFILSRNLTSIEEYGKYISTFETIEQAVLHLKQWPMSDSIIKKEQRIQLASKNTWESRLENILKCIP; translated from the coding sequence ATGGGTAATCAAATTGTTATCTGTCTATCCAATGAAAGCTACGATGCAAAAATTTGGACCAATAAGCAACATTTAATGTCGCGTTTGTCGAAACATCCAAACTATGACATCATGTATATTGATCAAGGCATGTCATCTAGATATATAAGGCAAGCAATCACAGAAAAAAACTGGAAATATTTTTTGCGCCCTCTAAAAAAAATGGGTGAAGGGCTTACAATTTTTTCGCCGTATTTCCTGCCGTTAATCAAAGGAGGAAGGGTTAAACGCTGGAGCTGGCTGCTGCTCTTTTGGTTTATTAAATTTTACATAAAAAAGATAGAATATACCAAGATCATTTTTTGGACCTATCAGCCTCAGGCTTGGTACTTAATTAAACACGTCAAAAAAGTACCTGGAACGACAATACTTTATGATTGTGTGGATGAATTTGCCACACAGCCATTTTATAAAAATAATGAAAACCGTACTAAGGAACTTCTTCAAATTGAAGCACTTCTAACAAAAAAGTCTGACATTGTTACAACGACTTCAAAAGCCTTATGCCATGATAAAATTGAAATTAATCCAAATACTCACTATATACACAACGTCGGGGATTTTAACCACTTCAAACAACCCAACGGGGAACTCTCTTCTGAGGAGCATTTATGGCTAGCAGATGATAGGGTCAAAGTTTTATATGCAGGGGTCATTGATGACTACAAAACTGACCTTGACCTAATTTATTCGATTGCTAAAGAACTAAAGGATAGTCATTTGTTCGTCTTCATTGGCCCAATTCGCATTTCAGATGAAAAGATATTCAAAAAAATTGATGGACAAAATAACACACTCTTTATAGGCACTAAACCATATTTGGAAATTCCTAACTTTCTTCATAATGCCGATTTACTATGGTTGCCTTATTCGATATCAACACATACGAACAGAGTATTCCCTTTGAAGTTGTTTGAGTATTTATCCACTGGCAAATTTATATTGTCAAGAAACCTTACTAGCATCGAAGAGTATGGTAAGTATATCAGTACTTTTGAGACTATTGAGCAAGCAGTTCTCCATTTGAAACAGTGGCCCATGTCAGATTCTATTATAAAAAAAGAGCAGCGGATACAATTGGCTAGCAAAAATACTTGGGAATCGCGTTTGGAAAACATCTTAAAATGTATACCCTAA
- a CDS encoding O-antigen ligase family protein: MYTLIEKPRKLFFDLLMAAFPASGVIIPIGRDWTPVQLITILSTLILILELIFNKRASIKINTNFLTLFVLFLATCVVSILFKPDTPSITFNSHSNYAASYHTLDLLYLAWMILNLVMVILIYNVIDSYEVFYRALKIMLLSSIFYAFYAYYQYIIVLIFGEGARSLVYVFKEEYLWGPEAIRSPSLSREPLFYSFYLSGIIFLCVSILFKKGHSLFTKIGLPKTTIVWILIINSIAFFSGKPTAGFVSLIVAVSFFLIRNIKFSSRIKVNFLKKGLWYTLIVLPIFVGFIYLNQNRIARRLTSAADMSSGYVRVVSVLEGIDSIKKYPITGYGISNSQFFISTVVIHNMYINLVAETGIIGFLAFMSILLFLWFKISKQSKMPGNSGALGQWFLVFLVAVLIQWMSMHAFSIPIFWFYCGLILTSIKLGQNRPQNQISTNEIIE; encoded by the coding sequence ATGTATACCCTAATAGAAAAACCCCGTAAACTTTTTTTTGATCTTTTAATGGCGGCTTTTCCTGCTAGTGGAGTTATCATTCCAATAGGCCGGGATTGGACCCCCGTTCAATTAATAACGATCCTTTCCACGCTCATTCTAATATTAGAATTAATTTTTAATAAAAGAGCAAGTATCAAAATCAACACGAATTTTCTGACGCTTTTTGTACTCTTTCTGGCAACTTGTGTAGTTTCAATTCTTTTCAAGCCTGATACCCCATCAATTACATTTAACTCACATTCCAATTATGCGGCATCGTACCATACTCTGGATTTGCTTTATCTCGCCTGGATGATTCTAAATCTAGTAATGGTCATTTTGATATACAATGTGATTGATTCTTATGAAGTATTTTATAGAGCTTTAAAGATTATGCTTCTCTCATCTATATTCTATGCATTTTATGCTTACTATCAATACATAATAGTTTTGATTTTCGGAGAGGGAGCAAGATCTCTTGTTTATGTTTTCAAAGAAGAGTACCTATGGGGGCCGGAAGCAATTAGATCTCCGTCCCTTTCAAGAGAACCACTTTTTTATTCATTCTACCTTTCTGGAATTATTTTTCTTTGTGTTTCAATACTATTTAAAAAGGGTCACTCGTTGTTCACAAAAATTGGCCTCCCTAAGACTACCATTGTTTGGATTCTGATAATCAATAGCATTGCATTTTTTTCTGGCAAGCCAACAGCGGGCTTTGTTAGTTTAATTGTTGCCGTAAGTTTTTTCTTGATAAGAAATATCAAGTTTTCATCAAGAATCAAGGTTAACTTTTTAAAGAAGGGTCTATGGTATACTCTCATTGTATTACCCATTTTTGTAGGCTTCATATATCTCAACCAAAACAGAATTGCACGGAGACTGACCAGTGCCGCTGATATGTCATCCGGATATGTTAGAGTGGTGTCAGTACTCGAGGGAATAGATAGTATTAAAAAATACCCCATTACTGGTTATGGAATTTCTAATAGCCAATTTTTTATTTCTACAGTTGTAATTCACAATATGTATATAAACTTGGTTGCAGAGACTGGAATTATTGGATTTTTGGCCTTTATGTCCATTTTACTTTTTTTATGGTTCAAGATTTCCAAACAGAGTAAAATGCCTGGGAATTCAGGCGCACTTGGTCAGTGGTTTCTTGTCTTTTTAGTGGCTGTCCTTATTCAGTGGATGTCGATGCATGCTTTTTCAATCCCAATATTTTGGTTTTATTGTGGCTTAATTCTCACCTCGATAAAACTTGGACAAAATAGACCTCAAAATCAAATTTCCACAAATGAAATCATTGAGTAA
- a CDS encoding acyltransferase — protein MKSLSKSLARTTSGRYINQIDGLRFIAIFPVLLHHLAERIYRAMSGQQTLNDNDVFLYQLLPSGRLGVEIFFVISGFVISMPLLKNWINTKNVKFSYRRYLLKRITRLEPPYLLIMASSFILLFLLNQLNIDFSGGTRSFSSNSLTLTNSFIASLFYGHGIIYNSFPKLNPPAWSLEIEFQFYLIAPILILLSISIANKLPRKDYIVIILLLMIFTIKLIGSSFIPLSLQKYYITNYFEFFILGFIFSFFYFTSFFQNILLKRSSSLVFVFGIILAYVGDHYRLSKEGWNSIYDFFRILGIFLIFFGSFSGGLGQKFTEKKWISILGGMCYSIYLIHLFIFQVGVSIMFKYLCFGSFALNLLTYSIILIPLTFIASAAFFILVEKPCMNPDWYKLLIKKFKHN, from the coding sequence ATGAAATCATTGAGTAAATCTCTGGCAAGAACAACCAGCGGAAGATATATCAATCAAATAGATGGATTGCGTTTTATCGCAATTTTTCCGGTACTGCTACACCACCTGGCGGAAAGAATTTATAGAGCAATGTCTGGTCAACAGACATTAAATGATAATGATGTTTTCTTGTACCAGCTACTTCCCAGTGGCAGATTGGGAGTTGAAATATTTTTTGTAATAAGTGGCTTCGTCATATCCATGCCGCTACTTAAAAATTGGATAAATACTAAAAATGTAAAATTCAGCTATCGAAGGTATCTGTTAAAGAGAATTACTCGATTAGAACCTCCATACTTATTGATAATGGCCAGTAGTTTTATTCTATTGTTTTTATTGAATCAGTTAAATATAGACTTTTCTGGTGGTACCCGATCATTCTCTTCCAATTCTCTGACATTGACAAATAGCTTTATTGCCAGTCTCTTTTATGGACATGGCATTATTTATAATAGCTTTCCAAAACTAAACCCACCAGCCTGGTCTTTGGAAATAGAATTTCAATTCTATCTTATTGCACCAATTTTAATACTTCTAAGTATTTCAATCGCGAATAAATTACCACGCAAAGATTATATTGTCATAATTTTATTGTTGATGATTTTTACAATTAAACTAATTGGGTCAAGTTTCATTCCTCTTTCGTTACAAAAATATTATATCACCAATTATTTCGAATTTTTTATTCTAGGCTTCATCTTTTCATTCTTCTACTTTACAAGTTTTTTTCAAAATATTTTATTGAAAAGAAGCTCGAGCTTAGTTTTTGTTTTTGGAATAATACTTGCATATGTTGGAGATCATTACAGGTTGTCCAAAGAAGGGTGGAATTCAATATATGATTTCTTCAGAATTTTAGGAATCTTTCTTATTTTCTTTGGTTCTTTTAGTGGTGGTCTTGGCCAAAAATTTACCGAGAAAAAATGGATTAGTATTTTAGGGGGTATGTGCTATTCTATATACTTAATTCATCTTTTTATATTTCAAGTCGGTGTTTCAATAATGTTTAAATATCTTTGCTTTGGATCATTTGCTCTCAATTTACTTACTTATTCAATTATTCTAATACCCTTAACATTTATTGCATCGGCCGCTTTCTTTATTTTAGTTGAGAAGCCCTGTATGAATCCAGATTGGTATAAGCTATTAATCAAAAAATTCAAACACAATTAA
- a CDS encoding TylF/MycF/NovP-related O-methyltransferase has protein sequence MSFIKTKAKEFLAPILYKRLNSGLQPERLYYYLDTLWNKKDVEGGVLEIGCHLAGTSIIAKNMLSKLGIQKSYDCLDTFGGFVKEQFENDADMHKVPAKNGAFFASNSKKLVQKILKIHNREDITLIQGDIVSFNANQLNTPISICLLDVDLEIPIYEGLKKIYPLLSENGVILVDDCPEGTSWGGARKGYESFMKEIGLAPKYKFGFGVLNKN, from the coding sequence ATGAGTTTTATTAAAACCAAAGCAAAAGAATTTTTAGCTCCTATATTATACAAACGATTAAACTCTGGGTTACAACCAGAAAGGCTGTACTACTATTTAGATACTCTCTGGAATAAAAAAGATGTTGAAGGAGGAGTTTTGGAAATCGGTTGCCATCTCGCAGGAACGTCTATTATTGCTAAGAACATGCTTTCAAAACTTGGTATTCAAAAGAGTTATGACTGTTTGGATACGTTCGGAGGGTTTGTTAAAGAACAATTTGAAAATGATGCAGACATGCATAAAGTACCTGCTAAAAATGGGGCCTTTTTTGCTTCTAATTCAAAAAAATTGGTTCAAAAAATACTGAAAATTCACAATCGTGAGGATATTACTCTTATTCAAGGTGATATTGTTTCCTTTAATGCCAATCAATTAAATACACCAATTTCCATCTGCCTTTTGGATGTAGATCTGGAAATTCCAATATATGAGGGCCTCAAAAAGATTTACCCATTGCTTTCAGAGAATGGGGTAATTTTAGTTGACGACTGTCCAGAAGGAACAAGCTGGGGAGGAGCACGAAAAGGGTATGAAAGCTTCATGAAAGAAATAGGCCTCGCACCTAAATATAAATTTGGTTTCGGGGTTCTTAATAAGAATTAG
- a CDS encoding D-glucuronyl C5-epimerase family protein yields the protein MSEKAFQCTLHRDEQGVTTYTGEDGAIYYSSIELAQYAMASYQAYLITEKHTWLDDSVLHIEKFVNMAQSYKESELTVLNTYPIALYKIDHPWPTSLGFGVAISLLVRLYELLKKEEYLIFAKKLAQNFFIKVDNGGVLRKINNLMIFEEYPTKELSGVLNGHIFGLWGLKDLGKYDQLYETHFNNLSINLAENLKVWNGNFWSLYDASHLVGKRKNYASAHYHLLHVKMIMVMYKLTGNAVFANFAETLIRQKFGVWSRVKALFVKVFFRLFN from the coding sequence ATGTCAGAAAAAGCTTTCCAATGTACATTGCATAGGGATGAACAAGGTGTAACTACATATACAGGAGAAGATGGAGCAATTTATTATTCATCCATTGAATTGGCTCAATATGCTATGGCTTCATATCAAGCTTACCTAATTACAGAAAAGCATACATGGCTTGACGATTCAGTCCTTCACATTGAAAAGTTTGTGAATATGGCTCAGTCTTATAAGGAAAGTGAACTTACTGTACTCAACACCTACCCAATAGCATTATACAAAATAGATCACCCTTGGCCAACTTCTCTTGGTTTTGGAGTTGCCATTTCGCTTTTAGTTAGATTATATGAACTTTTGAAAAAAGAAGAATATTTAATCTTTGCAAAAAAATTAGCACAGAATTTTTTTATCAAGGTAGACAATGGAGGTGTATTGAGAAAAATTAATAATTTGATGATCTTTGAAGAATATCCTACCAAAGAATTATCGGGTGTTCTCAATGGGCACATCTTTGGATTGTGGGGATTAAAAGATCTGGGAAAATACGATCAACTTTACGAGACCCATTTCAACAATTTGTCTATTAATCTAGCAGAGAATCTTAAAGTTTGGAATGGTAATTTTTGGAGTTTATACGACGCTAGTCATCTAGTTGGCAAAAGGAAAAATTATGCCAGTGCTCACTATCACCTTTTACATGTTAAAATGATAATGGTGATGTATAAACTTACAGGAAATGCTGTTTTTGCTAACTTTGCGGAAACTCTTATTCGACAAAAGTTTGGAGTCTGGTCAAGAGTCAAAGCTCTCTTCGTCAAAGTCTTTTTTCGATTATTTAACTAA
- a CDS encoding glycosyltransferase family 4 protein, whose product MNILILSKDYPPTIGGVETYSYHVAEGLSKNHDVTVVSFQGKHYINSWKDTANVIRINSLLNNELFKAVSLLLNLLIILSSKKYDLIYATTWKVSVPFALLNILFKIKFLIVCHGAEITRHKHKRPIMKMMKWVLNKADSIFTVSTFTRDKVIEYSKVSPDKIHVIPNGVDFSKLVPLDKNESRNKLGFAKDQFVFLTVSRVDSRKGHDIVIKAIKSLIVKKFNVLYVIVGDGPSINSLKELTENWGLQEQVKFAGFVSNEELDEYYSASDVFVMLNTMKDDRDFEGFGLVFAEAGYYGLPLIGGNNAGPKEVIIDSISGYLVNDVIEELAEKLSLLYSDRNHSKKLGEEAKKISQKEFSLKKLIERIELKIQTL is encoded by the coding sequence TTGAACATTCTAATTCTATCCAAGGACTATCCACCGACTATTGGAGGCGTTGAAACGTACTCTTATCACGTTGCAGAGGGCTTATCAAAAAATCATGATGTTACCGTCGTATCTTTTCAAGGAAAGCATTATATCAATTCTTGGAAGGACACCGCCAATGTTATAAGAATTAATTCGCTATTGAATAATGAGTTATTCAAAGCTGTTTCGCTTCTCTTAAATCTTCTAATAATCCTCAGTTCAAAAAAATACGATCTGATTTATGCTACGACTTGGAAAGTCTCTGTGCCTTTTGCTTTATTAAATATTTTATTCAAAATAAAATTTCTAATTGTATGCCATGGAGCTGAAATAACGAGACATAAACATAAGCGTCCAATCATGAAAATGATGAAGTGGGTATTAAATAAGGCCGATTCTATTTTCACGGTTAGTACATTTACTAGAGACAAAGTGATTGAATATTCAAAAGTTAGTCCAGATAAAATACATGTGATTCCAAATGGTGTAGATTTTTCTAAACTGGTTCCACTGGATAAAAACGAGTCCAGAAATAAATTGGGCTTTGCTAAAGATCAATTTGTATTCTTAACAGTTTCAAGAGTAGACTCAAGAAAAGGGCATGATATTGTTATAAAAGCTATTAAAAGTTTAATAGTAAAGAAGTTTAATGTCCTGTACGTAATAGTAGGAGATGGACCTTCTATAAATTCACTGAAGGAGCTGACCGAAAATTGGGGTTTGCAGGAACAAGTTAAATTTGCGGGGTTCGTTTCCAATGAAGAACTCGATGAGTATTATTCTGCCAGCGATGTTTTTGTAATGCTAAATACCATGAAAGATGATCGAGACTTTGAAGGCTTTGGTTTGGTCTTTGCAGAAGCTGGGTATTATGGTTTACCTCTAATAGGAGGCAATAATGCCGGACCGAAAGAAGTCATCATAGATAGCATCTCAGGTTACCTAGTAAATGATGTCATAGAAGAATTAGCTGAAAAATTGTCACTACTTTACAGCGATCGCAATCATTCAAAAAAACTTGGAGAGGAAGCCAAAAAAATTAGCCAAAAAGAATTTTCATTAAAAAAACTTATAGAAAGAATTGAATTAAAGATTCAAACATTGTAG
- a CDS encoding glycosyltransferase family 2 protein: protein MKNNKDLITIISPLYNAEHFILETINSVLNQTYNNWEWILIDDASSDNSVDLLLPYSENDSRIKLFRLKENVGAGEARNIGLSHSHGNYITFLDADDYWDKDKLQTQLHFHLENNCCFSYSWYYNVDSRSNLLSRSRTPNNVSFRLLKFNNYILTSSIMCNKETIDGLTFPKIRKRQDWVFFLKLLKRSHIAYAIEKELVYYRSNANSLSANKLSLVKPNYIMFRDYIYSGRCIPAILHFFIFLPLYVHNKLINKKKMK from the coding sequence ATGAAAAACAATAAAGATTTAATTACAATAATATCTCCATTATACAATGCTGAGCATTTCATTTTGGAAACAATTAATTCAGTATTAAATCAAACATACAATAATTGGGAATGGATATTAATCGATGATGCTTCGAGTGATAATTCTGTAGATCTATTATTACCATATAGTGAAAATGATAGCAGAATCAAGTTATTTAGATTAAAGGAAAATGTAGGAGCTGGAGAAGCTAGAAATATTGGATTAAGTCATTCTCATGGCAATTATATTACTTTTCTTGATGCGGATGATTATTGGGACAAAGACAAATTGCAAACCCAACTTCATTTCCATCTAGAGAATAATTGTTGCTTTTCATATTCTTGGTATTACAATGTTGATTCAAGAAGCAATCTTTTATCAAGATCCAGAACACCAAACAATGTCTCCTTTCGTTTGCTAAAATTTAACAACTACATTCTTACTTCTAGTATAATGTGTAATAAAGAAACTATAGATGGACTTACATTTCCAAAAATTAGAAAAAGGCAAGATTGGGTCTTTTTTTTGAAACTCTTAAAAAGATCACATATTGCGTACGCTATTGAAAAAGAACTGGTTTATTACAGAAGTAATGCAAATTCTTTAAGCGCTAACAAACTATCACTAGTTAAGCCAAATTATATTATGTTTCGGGATTACATCTATTCTGGAAGATGCATTCCAGCTATACTACATTTTTTCATTTTTCTTCCCCTCTATGTTCACAACAAATTAATTAATAAGAAAAAAATGAAATGA
- a CDS encoding NAD(P)-dependent oxidoreductase, whose product MKILITGGSGFIGTHLIKSLFSLKGEISILNVDLNNSPILHPHLKTVITDIRSNNLHNILAESSDFDQCIHLAAICKEPGYEWKEYFETNHVGTKNIISLCDKLNIPKIIFTSTMMVYKAGEEQKTELSQTDPDTAYGISKLLAEKELEKWKYRGTDRELKIIRPAVVFGENENANFTRLYKSLKKGFFPYVGKKTTIKSNIYVHELNSFIIFLMTKPTKSNIYNFGFPELSSINHITSTFNEVFGIKAFRPTIPLRIMILLAHFFQLLNRFGFKNSIHPRRIEKLYYSTDIYPKAALDEGYQFKFNLSSALEDWKKSDDINM is encoded by the coding sequence ATGAAAATTTTAATCACAGGAGGGTCAGGATTCATTGGAACCCACTTAATCAAATCTTTATTTTCTTTAAAAGGAGAGATCTCAATTCTAAATGTTGATCTTAACAATAGTCCTATTCTACACCCGCATTTAAAAACGGTCATTACTGACATAAGATCAAATAATTTACACAACATCCTTGCCGAAAGTTCTGATTTTGATCAATGTATACACTTAGCAGCTATATGCAAAGAGCCTGGCTATGAATGGAAAGAATATTTCGAAACAAATCATGTCGGAACCAAAAACATAATATCACTTTGTGACAAACTGAATATTCCTAAAATCATCTTCACAAGCACAATGATGGTGTATAAAGCAGGGGAAGAACAAAAAACAGAATTATCTCAAACTGACCCTGACACAGCTTATGGTATTTCAAAACTATTAGCTGAAAAAGAACTTGAAAAATGGAAATACAGAGGAACAGATAGGGAATTGAAGATTATCCGTCCTGCCGTTGTTTTTGGGGAAAATGAGAATGCAAACTTTACCAGATTATATAAAAGTCTAAAAAAGGGCTTTTTCCCATATGTAGGAAAAAAAACAACTATTAAAAGCAATATTTATGTTCATGAATTAAACTCTTTCATCATTTTCCTAATGACAAAGCCAACAAAATCCAACATTTATAATTTTGGCTTTCCTGAATTATCGTCGATAAACCATATAACTAGCACCTTTAATGAGGTCTTCGGCATTAAGGCCTTTCGCCCAACAATTCCTTTAAGGATAATGATCCTACTGGCTCACTTCTTTCAACTTTTGAATCGCTTTGGGTTTAAAAATAGTATACACCCAAGAAGGATTGAAAAACTATATTATTCCACTGATATATATCCGAAAGCAGCACTTGATGAAGGTTATCAATTCAAATTCAACTTATCCAGTGCTTTAGAAGATTGGAAAAAATCAGATGATATTAATATGTAG